Proteins from a single region of Paenibacillus sp. BIHB 4019:
- a CDS encoding LytTR family DNA-binding domain-containing protein, giving the protein MYRVAICEDEEQQRELVRSMLIALSIKSNIDFEIELFSSGEQLLSHYEREEAPFHILILDVEMGGLNGIQTARKIRGLHRLDEQIVFLTSYPEYMVESFDVMTFQYLLKPVAPAILEEKIIKLCQYFQALHKKFLVIKSAYEEVVLKYDDIIGIEAAKSLSVKSKLNFMTSHGTYESKGILADYASALKDSNFLQIHRSIIINLLHVKKFASGVVLMSNGLELPIGRSKIKEVKDFYTKFMIMRVHEYDSR; this is encoded by the coding sequence ATGTACCGAGTAGCAATTTGTGAGGATGAGGAGCAGCAAAGAGAGCTCGTTAGAAGCATGCTCATTGCTTTGTCGATCAAGTCCAATATCGATTTTGAAATCGAATTATTCAGCTCGGGAGAACAGCTTCTCTCTCATTACGAGCGGGAAGAAGCGCCTTTCCATATTTTAATCTTGGATGTTGAAATGGGCGGGCTAAACGGGATTCAAACCGCTCGAAAAATTAGAGGGCTCCATCGCCTCGATGAGCAAATTGTCTTCCTGACAAGCTACCCGGAATATATGGTCGAAAGCTTTGACGTCATGACCTTTCAATATTTATTAAAGCCGGTAGCCCCTGCAATCCTTGAGGAAAAAATAATAAAGCTATGCCAATACTTTCAAGCGCTTCACAAAAAGTTTCTGGTCATCAAGTCGGCTTATGAAGAGGTTGTTTTAAAATATGATGACATCATTGGCATCGAGGCAGCCAAAAGCTTAAGCGTAAAGAGCAAGCTGAATTTTATGACCTCACATGGAACCTATGAAAGCAAAGGCATCCTTGCCGATTACGCTTCAGCCTTGAAGGACAGCAACTTCTTGCAAATTCATCGATCCATTATTATTAATCTGCTCCACGTAAAGAAGTTTGCGAGCGGGGTTGTTCTCATGTCTAATGGCCTGGAGCTGCCGATCGGGCGTTCAAAAATTAAAGAAGTGAAAGATTTTTATACTAAATTTATGATTATGAGGGTTCATGAATATGATTCAAGGTAG
- a CDS encoding ATP-binding protein, translated as MIQGSLFIVISIAFVMCVQVSIYFNSVFGKSARKPHRFLYSIIFIIFDSLYLIFYISPVISSTLALLVIFSLAQSYKVELKAKIIFTILYSVIMSIVNLISLYIFYQLDSVDFSSFNSINAEDPFAYTKATMLTCIIMFAIIQIIRLIAKHKSFSVHYRYYLLIMIIPAISLYQLNVLTSYSEKNIHYFISVIGFLFINVMIIYIFDMIIEKFQFMHENAQLQQQMDYQDANYEKTVHSFKSIKRIIHDTNKQFLYIEECIKRNELAAAMEHIKTTLNKVEGAYQRVNTGNLVIDALVTNTLTIGQANGIRIDTKLNLNAQEVAIDRYDLCVVLGNMLDNAIEASKQVRIAEDRSILIHIHANESALFIHILNHMETAAASLNSQKPNPEYHGIGLTNIARICDKYGGHMTIETKPKRFQNMVMLPF; from the coding sequence ATGATTCAAGGTAGCCTGTTTATCGTAATAAGCATTGCTTTTGTAATGTGCGTTCAAGTCTCTATATACTTTAACTCCGTTTTTGGCAAGTCGGCTAGAAAGCCGCATCGCTTCCTTTATTCCATTATTTTCATCATATTTGATTCACTATATTTGATTTTTTATATCTCGCCTGTTATATCCTCGACTTTAGCGCTGCTTGTCATATTTAGCTTGGCTCAGTCGTACAAGGTCGAGTTAAAAGCCAAAATCATTTTTACGATTCTTTATAGCGTGATCATGTCCATCGTTAATCTCATCTCGCTTTATATTTTTTATCAGCTGGATTCTGTTGACTTCAGCAGCTTTAATTCCATTAATGCTGAGGACCCGTTCGCTTACACGAAGGCTACTATGCTCACTTGCATCATCATGTTTGCCATCATTCAAATTATACGCCTAATTGCTAAGCACAAAAGCTTCTCTGTGCATTACCGTTACTATTTGCTCATCATGATTATCCCTGCAATCAGCCTGTACCAGCTTAATGTGCTGACAAGCTATAGCGAGAAGAACATTCATTATTTCATATCGGTCATCGGGTTTCTTTTCATCAATGTGATGATCATTTATATTTTTGATATGATCATTGAAAAATTTCAATTTATGCATGAAAATGCCCAATTGCAGCAGCAAATGGACTATCAGGATGCCAATTACGAGAAAACCGTCCATAGCTTCAAATCCATTAAGAGGATCATTCATGATACGAACAAGCAGTTTTTGTACATCGAGGAATGTATTAAACGAAACGAGCTGGCGGCAGCGATGGAGCACATTAAGACAACGTTAAACAAAGTCGAAGGCGCCTATCAGAGGGTGAATACGGGGAATCTCGTTATTGATGCGCTTGTTACGAATACGCTGACGATTGGCCAGGCGAATGGCATACGAATCGATACGAAGCTTAACCTGAACGCCCAGGAAGTTGCCATTGACCGGTATGACCTTTGTGTCGTCCTAGGAAATATGCTGGATAATGCCATCGAAGCTTCTAAACAGGTGCGAATCGCTGAGGATCGCTCCATTCTCATTCACATCCATGCCAATGAATCGGCACTGTTCATCCATATTCTTAATCATATGGAAACAGCGGCCGCCTCGCTGAACAGCCAGAAGCCGAACCCGGAGTATCATGGCATTGGCTTAACCAACATTGCTAGAATATGCGACAAATATGGTGGCCATATGACCATTGAGACGAAGCCGAAACGTTTTCAAAATATGGTCATGCTGCCCTTTTGA
- a CDS encoding serine hydrolase domain-containing protein, with protein MKKMIAGLMAAALFMIPVAQTFAQANKGAALDTVKEKAQLLASELVSNYGVSGLQYAIMDEGAVALSDSAGVDDRATKTPITKDKMLGIGSVSKMYVTAAAMMLVDAKQIDIDKPLTTYIKDFKMADERYKQITPRMLMNHSAGLYGSHYESSMLFGDNDTSNHDKLLLRLQTERLKSAPGEFSVYSNDSFQLLEQLVERVSGLSYTEFIAQRIAKPLNLSATKTPLDSFDRTRLAKTYFPTMNQAMPDENANVIGTGGIYSTAEELSKFADVLIGNHPDILSVQAAEAMQSHEYKKGLWVSDESNTFNYGLGWDAVSLAPFDDYGITALSKGGDTMMYHAALIALPEHNISIAVLSSGGSSLYNSVFATNVLLEYLKEENIIPDILQDKTFEPSVKVDMPADLLAYSGFYGTVGSTLDIAIEDGELALPALMGGFIPEQKYVYTGNGQFKNKEGSITLSFDEQSNGKTYLKLSSYLDFPGIGQTLMVVYSYQKLDPNPLTPATKQAWEARNGKSYYPLNEKITSIFYLLQPYFVKKVTVNAEYGYASGTKIMDANTAVNAAEIPVMDGRDAFDLHFYTLKNKEYLMIDGSSFIREDAIAPLFSGKSSVSTIPPSGHAVWYKIDKKSANKKMTVDVPAGGGFAVYDAAGMIVNFSIASLEKSVTLPKDGLIVFGGQAGDTFKIDLNKQ; from the coding sequence ATGAAAAAAATGATTGCTGGATTAATGGCTGCTGCGCTGTTCATGATCCCCGTAGCCCAGACGTTTGCTCAGGCGAATAAGGGGGCGGCACTGGATACGGTTAAGGAAAAGGCGCAGCTGCTCGCCTCGGAGCTTGTGTCCAATTACGGGGTCAGCGGGCTGCAATATGCGATTATGGATGAGGGGGCCGTTGCCCTATCGGATAGCGCGGGGGTAGATGATAGAGCGACCAAGACGCCCATTACGAAGGACAAGATGCTCGGAATAGGCTCGGTAAGCAAAATGTACGTTACAGCAGCAGCGATGATGCTCGTTGATGCTAAGCAAATTGATATCGATAAGCCGTTGACGACGTATATCAAGGATTTTAAAATGGCCGATGAGCGCTACAAGCAAATAACGCCGCGCATGCTCATGAATCATTCAGCAGGACTTTACGGCTCCCACTATGAAAGCAGCATGCTGTTTGGTGACAACGATACAAGCAATCATGATAAATTATTGCTCCGCTTGCAAACTGAACGGTTAAAATCAGCTCCCGGCGAATTTTCGGTATATAGCAACGATAGTTTTCAACTGCTTGAGCAGTTGGTGGAACGAGTGAGCGGTTTAAGCTATACCGAATTCATTGCGCAGCGTATAGCCAAGCCTCTGAATTTAAGCGCTACGAAAACACCGCTCGACTCCTTTGATCGGACGCGGCTGGCAAAAACGTATTTTCCGACGATGAATCAGGCTATGCCCGACGAAAACGCCAATGTCATTGGGACAGGAGGCATTTACTCAACGGCAGAGGAATTAAGTAAATTTGCTGACGTATTAATTGGCAATCATCCCGATATTTTATCCGTACAAGCTGCTGAAGCGATGCAAAGCCATGAGTATAAAAAAGGCCTCTGGGTTTCGGATGAGTCTAATACCTTTAACTATGGCCTTGGCTGGGATGCCGTCAGCTTGGCGCCGTTTGATGATTATGGAATAACAGCCCTCTCTAAAGGCGGAGATACGATGATGTATCACGCTGCCCTGATAGCGCTGCCTGAGCACAACATTTCCATCGCCGTGCTTTCCTCGGGAGGAAGCTCCCTTTACAACAGCGTTTTTGCAACCAATGTTTTGCTAGAGTATTTAAAAGAGGAGAACATCATTCCAGACATTTTGCAGGATAAAACGTTCGAGCCTTCCGTGAAAGTCGATATGCCGGCAGATCTGCTTGCGTATTCCGGATTTTACGGTACGGTGGGATCAACATTGGATATTGCGATTGAGGACGGAGAGCTTGCTTTACCTGCTTTAATGGGAGGATTTATACCTGAACAAAAATACGTATACACAGGCAATGGACAATTCAAAAACAAAGAAGGCAGCATAACGCTAAGCTTTGATGAGCAAAGCAATGGCAAAACGTATTTAAAGCTTAGCTCCTATTTGGATTTCCCGGGCATCGGCCAAACGCTCATGGTCGTTTACAGCTATCAGAAGCTGGACCCTAATCCTTTAACCCCGGCAACGAAACAGGCATGGGAAGCTAGAAACGGCAAAAGCTACTACCCTTTAAATGAGAAAATCACTTCTATTTTTTATTTATTGCAGCCGTATTTCGTGAAGAAGGTTACTGTGAATGCCGAGTATGGATACGCATCAGGCACTAAAATTATGGATGCTAATACTGCCGTCAATGCTGCCGAAATTCCGGTTATGGACGGAAGAGATGCCTTTGACCTTCATTTCTACACATTGAAAAATAAGGAATATTTGATGATCGACGGCTCCTCTTTTATCCGTGAAGATGCAATCGCGCCTCTTTTCAGCGGAAAATCGTCGGTCAGCACGATCCCACCTAGCGGCCATGCCGTATGGTATAAAATTGACAAGAAGTCAGCGAATAAAAAGATGACTGTGGATGTGCCAGCAGGCGGCGGCTTTGCCGTGTATGATGCAGCAGGAATGATCGTCAACTTCTCGATCGCCAGTCTTGAAAAATCGGTGACGCTGCCAAAAGACGGACTGATCGTTTTCGGCGGCCAAGCCGGGGATACGTTTAAAATTGATTTGAACAAGCAATAA